The DNA segment CTCGGTCTAGAGTCGCGCCGTCGGACCGGGGTCAGCGAGACGAAACTCCTGGCGGTTCGCGGCCGCCGCGACCGAACAGTCGCTCGGACACGCGTTCGAGAAAGTGGAGTGTCCTCCGGAGGATTTTCGGTTCGTTGCGGTAGTCGAAACTGCGTTCGTCCAGCCATCGCCGCATCCGTCTGGCCCCGTCCGCCCGGTCGATGCCGACCCGTCGCGCGTGTTCGACGGGGTGGCGGAGCCAGTTGTACTCGGTGTGGGCGTAGATGTCGACGGTGCCGGACGACCGAGCGCAGAGGATGACGCGGAGTTGTCGTTCGGCCAGCGTAGAGGGACGGTACGTCCAACTCCCGCTGGGCCGGTTGTCCATCGGCGTCCGGTGGTAGAGGCTGCACGGCGCCCACGAGAACCCGGCGTCCTGTAGCTTCGCTTCGAGTTCCGAGAGCGAACAGCGGACGGTGCCGGCGTACTCGGTCGGCCGGACGTGGTAGTCGGGTTGGCCGAGCAACCTGGCGAGTCGATTTATCCACGGGCCGACCGCCTGCCGAACCCGATACGGAATGCCCGGACGTCGGTCGCCGTCGGAGTCGGTCATACGACGACCGTACGAGCGGAATCGCTACCAAAGTGTTGCCCGATAGCCGTTCGATTTCGTCGCCGTGAGGAGTTCGTCCGGAGAAAGCGGAGTCAGTCGGCGTTCGGTGCGGCGGCGTTCGTCGCGTTCGAATCGGCGGGGGCGTTCGAGTCGGCGGGAGCGTCCGAATCGGTCCCGAAGTTGTACGGGTGGGGCGACCGGAGTGCGGCGATGAGACTCCACATGATGCCTGTGAGCATCGACCCGACCGCCGACATCGTCATGCCGAGCGTGAGGAAGGCCGTGCCGTAGATGAAGCCGATGGTGGCGGAGGGGAGGGCCGTGCCGAGCGGAACGTTGGCCATCGAGTCTCGGAGGGTCGGGACGAGGACGATTAGCGAGAAGATGCTTCCACAGAGGAAGACGGCGTCTTGCCAGATCATCGTTCGAACACCTGTGCGGTGGGGGAGTAGGGCGGGATTTCGTTCATCGACGTATCGTAGCGGACCCGTTCATAAAAAGTTTACTCACTACCGAGTAAACAATTCGTTACAGTTCAGCCCGATAACAGTCCCCACGGTTCAAGCACTCACGAACGCCGCGCCTCCGTTCCGTCTTCCGCCCGTATTTCGCCGTTACGCCGGCCGTTCGGCCCGGTGCGCTCGCGGACCGAAAATCCGAGCGAGCGACCGCACGTGGTCGATTCGAGCCGAGTTATGGCCCCCATTCCCGTCGGTGCGGACACGGTTTCGACCCTCCCGGAGCGTTCGACGGGCGACGGCGCGAGGCGAACCGGGGCGACGGAAACGCTTTTGTCACCGCCGCGAACACTGGCGGCCGTGCGAGTCGTACACGACGACGGGCAGTTCGAGGAGACGCTGGCGACCGACGTGGACACCGCCGATTCGTTCCTCTCGCAGGCCCGCGGGCTGATGTTCAGGCGCTCGATTCCCGACGACTACGCGCTGGTCTTCCGGTTCGACGGTGTCGGCAGTCGGGACGTCCACATGGTGTTCGTCCCGTTCGCGCTCGACGTGCTGTGGCTCTGCGACGAGGAGGTCCAGCGCGTCGAGCGCCTGGCCCCCTGGACCGGGATGGCGAAGGCGGAGGCCGACCGGCTCATTGAACTTCCGGCCGGGAGCGCGGACGGCGTGAAAGTCGGCGACGAAGTCCGGGTGGAGTGACCCCCTTCCGGGTCCGACAGACCCGCCTGTCACAAAGACCCTTTTAACCCCGTCCCGGCGAGACGTGCTGGCGTGGTTTCGCATGACCCGTGACCGATTTATTCGGGGGCTCCCCCGATAACCCCACTCTCCAAGACCGCGACGTACAGCTTCTGGACACCACGCTCCGCGACGGCGAACAGGCGCCCGGCGTCTCCATCTCGCCCGAGGAGAAGGCCGAGGTAGCGACCGCGCTCGACCGCGCGGGCGTCTCGGTGATCGAGGCCGGCAGCGCCTGCACCGGCGACGGCGAGCGCGACGCCATCCGGCGCGTGACCGACCTCGACCTCGACGCCAAGGTCACCAGTTTCGCCCGCGGCGTCGAGTCGGACGTCGACCTCGCGCTCGACTGCGACGTCGACGGCATCGGCCTCGTCGTCCCGGCCAGCGACCGCCACGTCGAGGGCAAGGTCGGCACCTCCCGGTCGGCGGTGGTCGAGAACACCGTCGACCTGGTCGAGTACGCCCGCGACCACGGCCTCTGGGTCGAGGTGCTCGGCGAGGACGGCTCGCGGGCCGACCTCGACTTCCTCGAACGACTCGCGCGGGCGTCCCACGACGCCGGCGCCGACCGCTTCTGCTACTGCGACACGGTCGGCCACGCCGGGCCGGAGCACACCCGCGAGGCCGTCTCGCGGCTGGCGGAACTCGGCCCGACGAGCACCCACACCCACGACGACCTGGGGCTCGCGGTGACCAACGCGCTGGTGAGCGTCGGGGCGGGCGCCGACCTCGTCCACGCCACCGTCAACGGCGTCGGCGAGCGCGCGGGCAACGTCGCGCTCGAAGAGGTCGCCATCGCGCTCTCGCACTGCTACGGCGTCGACCCGGTCGAGACGACCGAACTCTACGACCTCGCCCAGACGGTGGCGCGCGCGACCGACGTGCCGCTCGCGCCGAACAAGGCAGTGGTCGGCGAGAACGCCTTCGCCCACGAGAGCGGCATCCACACCGACGGCACGCTCAAGGACGAGGAGATGTACGAGCCCTACCCGCCCGAGAAGGTGGGTCGGGAGCGACGCCTCGTCCTCGGCAAGCACACCGGCCGGGCGGGCGCGAAGGCCGCGCTCGACGAACACGGCGTGGACGTCACCGACGACGAACTCCGCGAGGTCGTCGAGCGCGTCCAGCGACTCGCCGAGGGCGGCAAGCGCGTGACCGACGCCGACCTGCTCGCGGTGGCCGAGGACGTCCAGGGCCGGACCCGCGAGAACGACCGCCGGGTCGAACTGCTCGAACTCACCGCGACCAGCGGCGGCCGGACGCCGACGGCGGGGGTCCGCCTCGCGGTCGACGGCGAAGAGCGGGTCGCCAGCGGCACCGGCGACGGGCCGGTCGACGCCGCGGTGGCGGCGGTCCGCCAGGCGCTCGGCGGCGCGACCGACGCCCGCCTCGAATCGTACCACGTCGACGCCATCACCGGCGGCACCGACGCCGTCGTCACCGTCGAGGTGGAGATGGCGCTCGGCGACCGGTCGGTGACCGCCGCGTCGAGCGACGGCGACATCACCCGCGCGAGCGTCACCGCGATGGTCGAGGCGCTCGACCGACTGCTCGCGGCCGCCGACTCCGACCCGGTCGTCGCCGACGACTGACTCGGCGGCGCCGAGTCAGTCGTCCGCAAGTTAGTCGTCGGCGGTAGACCGCCCGCTGCCCGCTCACGGGCGGTGGGCCGTCCCGTCGCTACCTTCTCTACCGTTTATCCGCTCGCGGCCCGACCGTACTTCCGTGAGTGTCCTCGACAGCGTTCGGAAACCGCGAGACGACGGACCGCGCTGGCTCGTCCTGCTCGGCTGTATCGTCTGCTGTGAACTCGCCGGCGTCGTCCCATCACTGCTGACCGCCCGGGACGTGGCGACGTGGTATCCGACGCTCGCCAAGCCGTGGTTCACGCCGCCGAGTTGGGTGTTCGGCCCGGTCTGGACGACGCTGTACTTCCTGATGGGAGTGGCGCTGTACCTCGTCTGGCGGCGCGCCGAGAGCCGAGCGCGCCGGACCGCGCTGGTCCTCTTCGCCGTCCAGTTGGCGCTGAACGCGGCGTGGACGCTGGTGTTCTTCGGCGCGCGCGAAATCCTCGGTGGCCTCGTTGTCATCCTGGCGCTGCTGGCGGTGCTCGTCGCCACCGTCGCGGCCTTCGCCCGCGTCGACCGGCGGGCGGGCGCGTTGCTGGTTCCCTACGCTCTGTGGGTCGGTTTCGCGACGCTCCTGAACGTCGGCATCTGGCGGCTCAACTGACCCGGTCGCACGTTCGGCCCGTTCGTCGCGGCGACGACGCCGAACGCCCGGCGAAACGAGGAGATAACCCGAATCGGCGCCGGTACCCGCCGGGCAGGTTGCTCCTGACGCCGCGTTATTCGGTCGCTAACAGACTGTCGTACCGACGATAATCTGTTTTTCGAGCCTATAACAAAGGCGTGTCACCCCGTCTCACCGTGCGTGTCGAACAGCTCGCTCTCGGATAGCTACGTCGGCGGGACCGGTCGGTACGCCCTCGGGTCGAACCGCCTCGCGCTGCTCACGCTGCTGGTCGCCGGGAAGGCCCTCGACGCCGTGAGCACGATTACCGTCCTGTCCATCCGCGACGACGTCTACGAGTCGATGTGGTTGACCCGGACGCTGATGCAGGAACTGGGGATGGTGACCGGCGTCCTCGTTACGGTCGTTCTCGCGGTGGTCGGGGTGGCGCTCCTGGCCGAGAGCGGCGAACTCGTCTCGACGCTGGTGCCGGACTCGTGGGCACCCGACGCCTACGCCCCGGCGTTCCGAGTCGTCACGTACAGTTCGGCGGCCGTGTGGTACGGCTTCCTCGGGGTCCACAACTTCATGCTACTGTTCTAGGAATTCCCCGCCGCAGACGTGTCGAACTTCCAATCTATTTGGGAACGGTCCGCGAACCCCCGACGACTCATGACACCCAGTGTGCTCCGTCCGAAGACGCGGCCCGCGAGTTCGCCGCGAGGTTCGGCGACCGGGCGTTCGCCGACGCGACCGAACTGCTCACCGAGGACGGTCGCGAGCGCGTCGCCGAGTCGTACCCCGCCGAGTTCCGGGACGGCTCGCTCACGGCCGAGGACGCCCTCGAACGGTACTGGTGGGGCCTCTACGGCCAGCACGGCGACTTCGAGGGAATTGGGGATGTCTCCGAGGACGGTGACGTGGCGGTCGAGTTCGAGTTCGCAAACGGTCGCGAGACGGCCGCCGTCGACGTCGACGAGGGCGGTGTCGCCGGCCTCTCGTTCTCCCCTGAGTACGAGGTCCCCGACTACGTCGACCACGAGAGGTTCGCCGAGCGCGAGGTGACGATAGACGCCGAGGACGTGAGCCTGGGCGGCGTGCTCGCGGTGCCCGAGGGCGACGGACCGTTCCCGGGCGTCGTGCTGGTTCACGGTCACGGCATCCACGACCCCGACGGCACCGCCGGTGCGACGAAGATACTCAAGGACCTGGCGTGGGGGCTCGCGAGCGACGGAATCGCCTCGCTCAGGTACGAAAAGCGCCTCTACGAACACGAAGTGGCCGACGAGGACTACACGCTCGACGCCGTCGTCACCGACGACGCGGTGGTCGCGGCGTCCGAACTCGCCGCCGCCGACGAGGTGGACGCCGACGCCGTGTTCGTCGCGGGGCACAGTCAGGGCGGAATGTGCGCCCCTCGAATCGCCGACCGGTACGGGGACGCCGCGGGGGTCGTGATGTTCGACCCGCCGGCCGACCCGATCGTCGACCCCGACGACGACCTGACGTGGCTTCGGTACGGCATGGAACCGGACGGCGACCTCGACGCGGAACAGGAGGCGGAACTCGAGGCCCGACGCGAGACGTTTCGGCGCATCGCCGACGCCGACATCGACCCCGACGACACCGTCTTGGGCATGCCCGGCGCGTGGCACCTCAGCCAGCACGACTGCGACCCGGTCGCCACCGCGGGCGACCTCGACGCTCCCGCGTTCGTCCTGAAGACCGGACGAACCGACGAGGAGACGCAGTCGGAACTCTCCGAGTCCCTTCGCCAGCGATTCGAGGAGTGGCGGGTCGCGGACCTCCCGGACGGTAGCCGAACCGAATTCTACGAGAACGTCGGTCACTACTTCCAGGACGGTCCCACGCCGGTGACGCCGAGCAGCATTTACTTCGGCGGGAACGTCGCGGACTACGTCGTCGAGGACGTCGCGGAGTGGATACGCGATGTCGTCGACGGCGAGTCGGCCGTTCGCCGGTGACTCTCACGTCGATTGTTCTTCGAGCAATCGCCCGCCGGCGCGAGCAGTTTCGAACGAGAAAACCGAGTGCCCGCTCCCGTTACAGGTACGACGCGTCGTAGTCCTCGTCCGGTTTGTGCGTGTTGCCGCAGTTGCCGCACTTGATTCGCTCCATGTTGTCCATCGTCACGTCCGTCGAACCGCAGTTGGCGCAGTAGTAGCCGTACTTATCCGAACGGTCCGAATCCTCGAACGTCTGGACGAATGGTCCCTCGCTTCCAGCGATGAGGCCCTCGTCGAGGTACACCTCCTGGCCGTCCTCGGTCGTAACCGAGTCGGGGAGTTCGTCGACGTCGAAGGTGACCTCGGTTCCGCCGGCCTCGGTCGCCTGCGCGTCGTCGTCGGTCGCGGATTCCGACTCGGCATCGCCGCCTTCGGCGTACACGTACTCGACGCTGTCGCGGTCGCCGATTTCGGTCTGGCGTTCGTCGACCTGCGCGAAGTCGAACCGCTCGAAGAATCTGCCCTCCTCCGTGTTCGCGGCGAGCGCGACGGCCTGGGGGTCCTCGATGCCGCGGTCGCTCAACTCCGATTCGAGGCGCTCGAACAGCGCGGTGCCGACGCCCGCGCCGCGGCGTTCGGGGTCGACGTGGAGCCACCGAATCTCGCCCTCGTCGCCATCGACGGTGGCCTGGGCGTATCCCGCGACGACGCCGTCGAGTTCCGCGACGAACGCGATGACGTCGCCGTCCTCGAACCGCTCGCGGAGGTCGTCGGCCGCGAACTCCGCGTCGAGGATGGTTTCGATGTCCTGGGGGCTCAGCGCGTACGACGTGGTCATCGAACTCTCGACGAGTTCGCGGACTCGCTCCGCGTCGTCGGTTTCGGCGCGACGGAGTTCGGGGTCCGAATCGGCGTTTGTGCTCATCGTATCAGTCCTCCCGCCACTTGTAGACGTTCTCGTCGCCGCAGTTCGGACACTCCTCCGGGAGGCCGTCGTCGAGTTCGCCCATCTCCCCGCACTCGTCGCAGCGCCACATGATGTAGCCCTCGCCGAACTGCTGGCCCGGGTCGTGCTCCTGCTCGGAGTTTCGCAGGCTCTCCTCGTTGGTTTCGGCGGCCTGCTCGCTCTCGACGTCCGGACTGCCGACCTCGGCGCGGCCGTCCTCGTCGACGTGTTCGATGTCCTCGGTGGTCGCCACCTCGAAGCCCTCGTCGGTCATCCCCGCGATGACGCCGAGTTCGTTGCCTTCGGGGTCGTACACGACCGTGCCGGTTTCTATCGCGGTCGCCGAGTCGACCGCGGCGGAGTCTTCGGTCATGTGTCGAATTTAGGCGAGGCCACTGTTGACCCTGACGGCCAATCCCGGCGGTCGCGCGACCGCGACCGCCGCGGTCACCCTCACGTCACGACCGCGCGACGGACGTCGGGACGAGGGGGAGCGAGGAAATCGGCCGACCGGCGAGGCCGCTGGCGACGGGAAACGACGGTTCGCGGAAACGACCGACGCGGAAAAGGAGGCTCGAGGTCGGAAACGGCGACTACCGCTGGTCGATGGGCGTCCACTCGCGGCCCGTCTCGCCGACGTAGTTGCTCCGCGGGCGAATCAGGCGATTGTCTTCGAGTTGTTCGAGGGCGTGGGCGGTCCAACCGCCGACGCGCGAGATGGCGAAGATGGACGAGAACAGTTCGCGCGGAATGCCGATGCCGTGGAGCAGGACCGCGGTGTAGAACTCGACGTTGGTGTTGAGGTCGAGGCCGGGCTTGTGCTCTTCGAGGAGGTCGACGCCGGCCTGCTCGGCTTCCTTCGCGGAGTCGAAGAAGTCGCTGTTGCCGCTCTCCTGGTAGAACTCGCTGGCGGCGTCGGAGAGGACGGCCGCGCGCGGGTCTCGAACCTTGTAGACGCGGTGGCCGAATCCCATCAGGCGGTCGCCGGATTCGAGGGTGTCGCGGATGTACCCTCTGGGGTCGCCGGACTCGTGGATGTTCTGGAGCATCTCCAGGACCGGGCCGGGGGCGCCGCCGTGGAGCGGGCCCTTCAGCGCGCCGACGGCGCCGGTGACTCCCGAGATGACGTCCGACTCGGTGGAGACGATGACCCGAGCCGTGAACGTCGAGGCGTTCAGTCCGTGGTCGACGACCGCGTTGAGGTAGGTCTGGAGGCCGCGGACCTCGTCGGATTCGGGTTCCTCGCCCTTGAGCATGTAGAGGAAGTTGGCGGCGTGCGAGAGGTCCTCGCGGGGTTCGACGGGTTCCTCGCCGTTCCGGTAGCGCCAGAAGGCGGCGACGATGGTGGGCATCTGGGCGACCGCGAGCCGCGAGTCGAGCGTCGGGTCCTCCTCCTCGCCGTCCTCGCGGCCGAGGCTGGCGGCCGAGATGCCCATCCGGAGCGCGTCCATCGAGTCGGCGCCCGCCTCGGCGGCGGCCTTCACCGTCGCCATCGTCTCGTCGCGGATCGAGCGTCGGGAGCTGAGTTCGTCCTCGAACGATTCGAGTTCGTCGGCTGTCGGCAGACGGTCGTTGTAGAGCAGATACAGCGTCTCCTCGTAGCTCGCGTTCGGTGCCAGCTCCTCGACCGGAAACCCGCCGATGATGAGTTGCCCCTTCTGTCCGTCGATGCTGCTAAGTCGCGTTTCGGCGACAGTAATGCCTTCGAGACCCTTGTGGACAGTGTCGTCTCCCATGCCCTCTATTTTGTCGCGCGCCGTAAATAATACCTTTTATTTCCGGCAGAACTTCGACACCGGCGGGCGGAATCGACCCCGCGGCCGAGAACTTCGAGCGTCGCGCCGAGGAAAGTGTAAGAACTGGAAGGATGTCGAAAAATCGTGGACTTTCGCCCGTCGAACTGTCCGATGGGGTAGTTCGTCTCGTTCGGGCGCAACGATGTTGCCCGTCGCTGGTCGCGTCGTCCCGAGAGAAAGCGCCGAGAGGGAGATTTGAACTCCCGAGTCCGAAAGGACAGTAGATTTCGAATCTACCGCCTTGGCCAGGCTAGGCTATCTCGGCTCACCTCAATGTACCGCCCTCTACGACTTAGTGGTTTCGATTCGGACATGACTGTTCAGCCGACCGTCACCTTCAAGCGAGTGGCGTGCACGCGGTAGTCCATGGACGTTACCGAGGCGAGCGAGCAGTGTGAGTCCGTCCTGGACGCGATCGGCGGCGCGGTCATCGCCGACCGCGAGTTTCTCGAAACCGTACTTCTCGGCGTGCTGGCGAGCGGCCACGTCTTGCTGGAGGACGTGCCCGGCACCGGCAAGACCCTCACCGCGCGGAGTTACGCCGCCGCGCTCGGTCTGTCGTTCTCGCGGGTGCAGTTCACGCCCGACCTCCTCCCCGCGGACGTGACCGGCACCCACGTGTTCAACGAACAGGACCGCGAGTTCGAGTTCAACGAGGGGCCCATCTTCGCGAACGTCGTCCTCGCGGACGAGATCAACCGTGCGCCGCCGAAGACCCAGGCTGCCCTTCTAGAGGCGATGGAGGAAGGTCAGGTCACCATCGACGGCGAAACCCGCCCGCTCCCCAAGCCGTTCTTCGTCATCGCGACCCAGAACCCCGTCGAGCAGGAGGGCACCTTCCCGCTCCCCGAAGCCCAGATCGACCGCTTCGCCGTCAAGTCGAGCATCGGCTATCCCGACGTCGACGGCGAGTACGAACTCCTGCGCCGCCGGGCGGGACGTCACGAGCAGAGCCCCTCGGTCGGCACCGTGCTGGACGAACAACGCGTGACCGACCTCCGCGAGGTCCCCGAGACGGTCCGGGTCGACGACGACCTGCTGGAGTACATGGCCAACGTCACGCGCGCGACCCGCGAGGACCGCCGGGTGCAGGTCGGCGTCTCGCCGCGGGGCACCCAGCGACTGTTCGAGGCCACCCGCGCCCGGGCGGTGCTTTCGGGCCGCGAGTTCGTCACCCCCGACGACGTGAAACGGGTCGCCCAACCCGTCCTCGCCCACCGACTCGTGTTGACCCCCGACGCCCAGGTGAACAACGTCGCGAAGTCCTCCATCGTCCAGCGCGTCCTGGACGAAGTGGAAGTGCCGACGGTGGAGTGAGCGTCCGCATCGCCGACCGACCCCGCGAGGAGGACTTCGACGCGGCCTCCCCGCGACCGGTGACGATTCGAAAACGAGAAGGTCGTCGGTCGGAGTTTCTCGGTCGTTCCATGAGCGCGAGTTCCGAACGTGGGGTGAAGACGATGCTGTTGGGAATCCACCTGACCTTGCTCGGGTTCGTCGTCACCGCCAGCACTTCCATCGACGTCCTGTCCCCGCTCGTTGGCAACACGTTGATCGTCGCGGGCGTGCTCTCGTCGCTGTCCGGCTTTTCGGCCGGAAGAGGCGCGTAGCGACTCCGGTCGTCCCCGACTCGAAGCCGGTTCCGGACGGACTCGGTCGCGGCTTCGTCGCCCGTCTAGCGGTCGCGTTCCCGCCCGCAACGAGGCGTTGTCCCGCGAGACCGCTCGTGGCCGGTCGGTAAGTCGCCGTGGTTTTCGTCCGGACGACCGGAGTCGCGGTGTTACCCCGATGAACGGAATCGACCATTGATGTTCGATTGACGACAAGGATAGGGTCGTTGCGACGAGCGCGGAACCCCGAACCTGCGGTGCGACCGAAAGGAAACTGACATGGGTACTAACGACGCGGAACCGAACGAAACGAAGCGGAACGGACACCGAGACGTCCGAGCGCGGCGACGCGGCGGCGACGCGTCCCGGGCCGAACCGCCCGCGGAGTCGGCGTCGTCGGGCGAAGCGAACCGACGGCGGCGCGCCGCCGTCGGCGACGGCGATGTCGGCGCCGACTTCCCGACCATCGCGACGTTCGAGGTCTGGCACGACCGCGACGGGCGACTCCACGGACTGCTGGAGGTCGGCGACCTGGACCGGTCGCGTTACCGAATCGAGGAGGCGGTCGTCGTCCTTTCGGCGGGCGGCGACGAGCGCGGCCGAATCGAGAGCGGCGACGACTGGCAGTCGTGGTACGACCGGACCGACGACGTGGCGACCCGGTGGACGGAGCACCTGGTCGTCGAACTCGAAACCGACGCGGTCGGCCGGCCGCCGGACGCCGACGGCTACTGCTCGGTGCGAATCGCCGACGCGGAGACCGGGCGAACCGAGCGCTACGTCCGCCGTCGACGCGCGCCGCCCGAGCGGTACTCGGTCGAGGAGGCCCCGACGGGTTCGGACGAATCGAATCGCCGGTCGCCTGAGTCGGGCGAATCGAACCGTCGCCCGTCGTAGTCGACCAGAACACGGTCGACGCGAAGTCGGAGGGGGACCGCGAAACCGGGTGTCAGCGCCGCCCGGGTCGCGTCCGGCGTCTCGGGCGCGCTACCCCGGAAATTTCACTTCCACCGCGCTTGGCTCGCTTTTATATCAGTTCCGATACCATCCGTGGGCATGGACGCCGAGGAAGCGGAGGACGCACGGGACTCCGAAGCCAACTCCGAGCCATCCGCCGACGCGGAGGACGCCGAGTCCCGCCGAACGCTCCGAAAACTCGAAGAACTCGACCCGAACGCCGAGGACGAAGCCCGGAAGGTCGAACGCCAGTTGCGCCGCATCCGCCGCGAGATGCGCGGATAACCTAATTTCTCAGCGCCGAGGTCAACACCACCGCCGCCAGTAGCAGGAAGACCAGCGCCGTCACCGGTTGGCCGCCCGCCCCGACCAGGTAGATGGCGTAGCCGAACCCGCCGGCGCCGACGCCGACCAGCGTGCTCCCCGCGGCGTGCATCACCTCCAGTCGCGTCGTGTCGGCCTCCCGGCCGAGTTGCTCGCCGACGTTGATGGCCTGCTCGCCGAGGTCCCACGCTAGCACGGTGGCGATGACGCCCGGCAGAACCAGGTAGACCGAGGGCGCGACGAGGCCGCCGACCGCCGACCCGACCAGGAGCGCGGTCGCGCCGAGCGTGACCGCTCGGCGCGACCCCCGGAGCGCGCCCGCGGCGAGCGCCAGGAAGCCGGGGCCGGCGACGGCGAGGCCGACGGTGCTGGCGAATCCGGCCGCGGCGGCCGCGAGGGCGGCCGCCGTGGCCGCGAGCGCCGCCGAGAGGTAAGCGGGCGAGCGGTCGATTTCGCCGACGGAGCGGCTCACGCCCGCCACCTCCGGGTGGTTCGGGCGAGCGCGTTCTCGAGGGTGTCCTCGGGCGACCAGTCGACGACGCGGACGCCCGACTCGCGCAGGTCGGCGATTCGCTGGCGGCGCCGGACCCGGGCGAACCGCCGGCCGACGGTGTCGGTCGCGGTCGGGTCGGGGCTGAACACCGTCACGAGGTGGCCGTAGGCGTCGAGGCGCCGGACCACCCCGGGGGCGTAGTCGTCGCACAGCGGCGAGAAGAACACGACCTGCGCCGACGGCGGGAGGTGCCTGCGGAGCCACTTCAGCCGGGTCGTCGGATAGAACAGGCCGTCGGATGGGACCGCCGAGAACGCCGGGTGGGTCGCCAGCAGTTCCCGGGCGCGAATCCGGTGGTCGTGGCCTGACCCCGGCGAGAGCCAGCAGGTCTCCGGTCCGAACGTCGCGAGGCCGACCCGGTCGCCCGACTCCAGCAGGGTCGTCAGCGTCTTGCCGGCGGCGTCGACGGCGTGCTGGACCGCGTTGCGCCGACCCTCGCCGGGCGCGAGGTAGGCGTCCTCGCGGGTGTCGACCACCAGCACCACGCTGGCGGCCCGCTCCTCGCGGAAGTCGACCGTGGTCAGTTCGCCCGTGCGCGCGAGGCGGTTCCAGTCGACCCGCGAGAGCGGGTCGCCGCGCTGGTACTCGCGGGTGGCGTGGAACTCCACGCCCGACCCGCCGACGTCGGTCGAGACGCGCCCGGTGTACTGGGTGGTCTGGGCGCGCAGGGGGACGTCGACGGTGGTCCCGAGTTTGGGCACGCAGGTCAGCGCGGTGTCGGCCTCGACGGTGGTTTCGACCTCGATGGCCCCGCTGAAGTCCCGGGCGACCGCGAGCACCGGGTCGAACTCGTGTTCGCCCCGCTCGGCCTCGACGGTGTAGTCGAGGTGCGCCGACTTGCCGGGCCGGAGCGCGGTGCCGAGTCGCGG comes from the Halorussus vallis genome and includes:
- a CDS encoding DUF192 domain-containing protein, which translates into the protein MRVVHDDGQFEETLATDVDTADSFLSQARGLMFRRSIPDDYALVFRFDGVGSRDVHMVFVPFALDVLWLCDEEVQRVERLAPWTGMAKAEADRLIELPAGSADGVKVGDEVRVE
- a CDS encoding GNAT family N-acetyltransferase, translated to MSTNADSDPELRRAETDDAERVRELVESSMTTSYALSPQDIETILDAEFAADDLRERFEDGDVIAFVAELDGVVAGYAQATVDGDEGEIRWLHVDPERRGAGVGTALFERLESELSDRGIEDPQAVALAANTEEGRFFERFDFAQVDERQTEIGDRDSVEYVYAEGGDAESESATDDDAQATEAGGTEVTFDVDELPDSVTTEDGQEVYLDEGLIAGSEGPFVQTFEDSDRSDKYGYYCANCGSTDVTMDNMERIKCGNCGNTHKPDEDYDASYL
- a CDS encoding TspO/MBR family protein, whose product is MSVLDSVRKPRDDGPRWLVLLGCIVCCELAGVVPSLLTARDVATWYPTLAKPWFTPPSWVFGPVWTTLYFLMGVALYLVWRRAESRARRTALVLFAVQLALNAAWTLVFFGAREILGGLVVILALLAVLVATVAAFARVDRRAGALLVPYALWVGFATLLNVGIWRLN
- a CDS encoding AAA family ATPase, with the translated sequence MDVTEASEQCESVLDAIGGAVIADREFLETVLLGVLASGHVLLEDVPGTGKTLTARSYAAALGLSFSRVQFTPDLLPADVTGTHVFNEQDREFEFNEGPIFANVVLADEINRAPPKTQAALLEAMEEGQVTIDGETRPLPKPFFVIATQNPVEQEGTFPLPEAQIDRFAVKSSIGYPDVDGEYELLRRRAGRHEQSPSVGTVLDEQRVTDLREVPETVRVDDDLLEYMANVTRATREDRRVQVGVSPRGTQRLFEATRARAVLSGREFVTPDDVKRVAQPVLAHRLVLTPDAQVNNVAKSSIVQRVLDEVEVPTVE
- a CDS encoding citrate synthase/methylcitrate synthase; protein product: MGDDTVHKGLEGITVAETRLSSIDGQKGQLIIGGFPVEELAPNASYEETLYLLYNDRLPTADELESFEDELSSRRSIRDETMATVKAAAEAGADSMDALRMGISAASLGREDGEEEDPTLDSRLAVAQMPTIVAAFWRYRNGEEPVEPREDLSHAANFLYMLKGEEPESDEVRGLQTYLNAVVDHGLNASTFTARVIVSTESDVISGVTGAVGALKGPLHGGAPGPVLEMLQNIHESGDPRGYIRDTLESGDRLMGFGHRVYKVRDPRAAVLSDAASEFYQESGNSDFFDSAKEAEQAGVDLLEEHKPGLDLNTNVEFYTAVLLHGIGIPRELFSSIFAISRVGGWTAHALEQLEDNRLIRPRSNYVGETGREWTPIDQR
- a CDS encoding (R)-citramalate synthase, with product MTDLFGGSPDNPTLQDRDVQLLDTTLRDGEQAPGVSISPEEKAEVATALDRAGVSVIEAGSACTGDGERDAIRRVTDLDLDAKVTSFARGVESDVDLALDCDVDGIGLVVPASDRHVEGKVGTSRSAVVENTVDLVEYARDHGLWVEVLGEDGSRADLDFLERLARASHDAGADRFCYCDTVGHAGPEHTREAVSRLAELGPTSTHTHDDLGLAVTNALVSVGAGADLVHATVNGVGERAGNVALEEVAIALSHCYGVDPVETTELYDLAQTVARATDVPLAPNKAVVGENAFAHESGIHTDGTLKDEEMYEPYPPEKVGRERRLVLGKHTGRAGAKAALDEHGVDVTDDELREVVERVQRLAEGGKRVTDADLLAVAEDVQGRTRENDRRVELLELTATSGGRTPTAGVRLAVDGEERVASGTGDGPVDAAVAAVRQALGGATDARLESYHVDAITGGTDAVVTVEVEMALGDRSVTAASSDGDITRASVTAMVEALDRLLAAADSDPVVADD
- a CDS encoding DUF7519 family protein; the protein is MSRSVGEIDRSPAYLSAALAATAAALAAAAAGFASTVGLAVAGPGFLALAAGALRGSRRAVTLGATALLVGSAVGGLVAPSVYLVLPGVIATVLAWDLGEQAINVGEQLGREADTTRLEVMHAAGSTLVGVGAGGFGYAIYLVGAGGQPVTALVFLLLAAVVLTSALRN
- a CDS encoding alpha/beta hydrolase family protein → MGTVREPPTTHDTQCAPSEDAAREFAARFGDRAFADATELLTEDGRERVAESYPAEFRDGSLTAEDALERYWWGLYGQHGDFEGIGDVSEDGDVAVEFEFANGRETAAVDVDEGGVAGLSFSPEYEVPDYVDHERFAEREVTIDAEDVSLGGVLAVPEGDGPFPGVVLVHGHGIHDPDGTAGATKILKDLAWGLASDGIASLRYEKRLYEHEVADEDYTLDAVVTDDAVVAASELAAADEVDADAVFVAGHSQGGMCAPRIADRYGDAAGVVMFDPPADPIVDPDDDLTWLRYGMEPDGDLDAEQEAELEARRETFRRIADADIDPDDTVLGMPGAWHLSQHDCDPVATAGDLDAPAFVLKTGRTDEETQSELSESLRQRFEEWRVADLPDGSRTEFYENVGHYFQDGPTPVTPSSIYFGGNVADYVVEDVAEWIRDVVDGESAVRR
- a CDS encoding DUF7130 family rubredoxin-like protein, producing MTEDSAAVDSATAIETGTVVYDPEGNELGVIAGMTDEGFEVATTEDIEHVDEDGRAEVGSPDVESEQAAETNEESLRNSEQEHDPGQQFGEGYIMWRCDECGEMGELDDGLPEECPNCGDENVYKWRED